A window of Leptolyngbyaceae cyanobacterium genomic DNA:
CTTAGATTGTCAAAAAGCGATCGCACTTCCCTCCATCGATTCACCCGAAAGTATGATGCTATTGACGATAGTGCTATGCAGCTAATGATTCGTTAATTCTATCTAGTGGTTGATGGTAGTTCTCTCTGACGGAAGAACTTATTTAAAGTAGGGGTTGGTTAATCTATTGAATGAAAGTAAACAAGACTGTATAAGATTCTTACCGCAGTGGCTCATGACCGGATGATGCCAAAAACTAACGGCTAGATCTAAACTGTACTTGTTTTGCGATCGCATAGGCGGTGTGGAGTTTTTTTTCTTACTCCACTTTGTTATCAACTCGGGGAAGCACGATATTTGTTCAAAGCGGTCTGGAGTGATAAACGTCAAATTTTATAATAACGTGGTTATAGCACCCAGACCGTCTTGGCTCATGATTTTATTTGACCCGAGGCGGTTTGGCTGCATATTAAAGAAGAATTCAGGAGTCAGGAGTCAGAATTCAGGAGTTAAGAGTCAGTAAAGATTTAGAATATAGAAAAACTTTAAATTGAGATTGAGGGAGAAAGATATTCAATGGCGGAATCAACTTTACAAGTACCGTCTGACATCACTTTTGAAAAAGCAATAGCTTTTTCTAATTCTTTGCTGGATCGGATGGAAAAAGGAGAATTATCGCCTTTAGAGATAGAAGAAACAGTTTCAGAGTTAGTGAAGACTAGTAATGGTGCGAGGGGTTTTTTCGTTACCTATCTCGCATCTGAAAAAACTTTGGCAGATCGTCCTGCTTGGGAAATCGTGCAAGCGTTGCGGAAACATCCAGAGACGGTGGCGGAACTGTTGGCGAAAAACGTGGCGATGTCGGCGGCGATGTCTCTTACCCATCGGCGGAACGGTAACGAAGAGATGGCGCTTTCATCGGAGAGGGTACGCGATCGCACATCTCATCTGATCCGATCGATCGACCTTCCCGCCGTCTACTCCGCTTGCCGAGAATTATTGCACAGCACCACTACGGGTGAGGGAAACTACCAAGCTTTTCTAGAACGTTGGGGTTACGATCGCGAACAGAAGCAGTTAATGTCTCAAGCGTTGCAAAAAGTAATCCCTGTATAGAAAAAAATGGGTAACAATAGATTTAACTCAACTAGACATCTGCAAATTGTTTATTATCCGGATTCATCTATAGAGTGAATCTAAATGTAAAATCTACTTACCTATGAATAACCAATTAAATTGTCTCAATTATATCGATGGAGAGTGGTTACCATCTCAATCTGGCGCTACTTTAGAAAGTCGAAATCCAGCAGATTGGCGGCAAATTGTCGCTACATTTCCCCGTTCCGATATTGCTGATGTAAAAGCAGCAGTAGAAGCAGCGAAAAAAGCATATTCCGCTTGGCGTCTCGTGCCAGCACCAACTCGTGCAGATTACATTCATCGGGTAGCAGAATCATTAATCGAACGCAAAGAAGAACTCGCCCAACTGATGACTAAAGAAATGGGCAAACCGATCGCAGAAGCGCGAGGAGACGTACAAGAAGGAATTGACTGCGCTCTTTATTATGCAGGAGAAGGAAGGAGATTATTCGGGCAAACCACACCTTCCGAAATGCCCAACAAATTTGCCATGACGGTGCGGATGCCAGTTGGAGTGTGTGCCTTGATTACTCCTTGGAATTTCCCCGTTGCCATCCCCTGCTGGAAAGCATTACCAGCCTTAGTTTGCGGCAATACTATTATTCTCAAACCCGCTGGAGATACCCCAGCTTGCGCTACTTTTTTGGTGCAAATATTCCACGATGCAGGTTTGCCAGCCGGAGTAGTAAATTTAGTACATGGAGTCGGTGCGGAAGTCGGAAAAACTTTAGTCGAACATCCCGATATCGACTTAGTATCTTTTACAGGATCTTCCAAAACTGGTGCAGAAATCGGCTCGATTTGCGGACGGACTCACAAACGAGTTTGCTTGGAATTAGGGGGAAAAAATGCCCAAATCGTGATGGAAGATGCGGATTTAGAATTAGCATTAGAAGGTGCGGTTTGGGGTGCTTTCGGTACAGCCGGACAGCGTTGTACGGCAACCAGTCGCTTAATCTTACATCGCGATATTAAAGATAAGTTTACGGATCTGTTTCTAGAGCGAACTAAAAAATTGCGTCTCGGTGTTGGTAGCGACCCGAATACCGATGTAGGGCCATTAGTTAATATGTCGCAACTTCAGCGAGTTAGTGGTTATTTAGAATTAGCTAATCTGGAAGGAGCAAAAGTATTAACTGGCGGAAAAATTGCCAATCAAAGCGATCTAAAACACGGTTTCTTTTTTGAGCCAACAATTCTCGATCGCGTTACTCCCAATATGCGAATTGCCCGTGAAGAAATTTTTGGCCCAGTAGTAGGATTAATTGAAATTAACTCCTTTGAAGAAGCTATTTCCGTGCTGAACGATACTCCCTACGGATTGTCTTCATCAATTTATACTCGCGATATCAACCGTGCTTTTCAAGCCATGCGAGATATTCAAGCCGGGATTACTTATATTAATGGCCCAACGATCGGTGCAGAAGTGCATTTACCATTCGGTGGCGTTAAGCAAACAGGGAACGGACATCGGGAAGCAGGTAGCGCTGCTTTAGATGTATTTACAGAATGGAAAACGGTTTACGTAGATTTTTCCGGTCGTTTGCAACGGGCGCAAATTGATAATCATTAGTTAACTTTCAATATGAGGTTTCGTTAAATTGAGGATTTTGTCAAATCGCAGTTTTTCGGTCATAAATATCAAATTATCGGCAATAGTAGGATTTATTTCGCGATTTTGATTGATTATTTGCAAAAGTAGGCGATCGTCTAATTCCATTGCCGCTTGATGAATTTCGGCAATCCAACTTTGCGGCATTTCCTGTAAGGCTTCAGAAGTTAGTTCGTGGCGGTAAGGCTTTGGTAAAGAAGCTGGGTTTTCTCGTTCGCAAATATACTGCACGCCTAAATGTTGAGCCATCTTTTCAAAAACGATCGCTTCTCGAAAAGGTTTGCTTACAAAGTCATCGCATCCATTAGCCAAAATCAAAGAGCGTTGTTCTTCAAAAGCGTTGGCAGTCAGGGCAATAATCACAGTAGGCTTTTCCCTATTTTCTGATTTTTGAATTTCTTTTTCCCTGGTTTTAATTTCTTTAGTTGCTTCATAACCGTCCATCACTGGCATTTGCATATCCATCCAAATTAAGTGGGGTTGCCAACCAGACCAGATATCGATCGCTTCTTTACCGTTGGTAGCTTCCCGAACTTCAAAGCCAACCGAGGAAAGTAGCTGAACTAGAAATGAACGACTTTCCCATTTATCCTCGACTACCAGAATTCGATAGGATTTTTGATTTGCTTCTAAGCCGATCGCACGTCGGGAATTTAAGTTAGTTGGAAATTCATTTACTTCACCCGTACTAATCTGGATATTAAATTTAAAAATCGTGCCGCGTTCCCAGTTACTAATAACGCTTATTTCCCCTCCCATCAGTTGTACGAACTGACGACTGATCGGTAAACCTAAACCAGTCCCTTCTTGAGATTTTCGACCAGTTTCGGTTTGTACGAACGGATCGAATAAAGAATCTATTTCTTCTGACTTAATGCCAGTGCCAGTATCTTCTATTTCAAAATAGAGCGGGAATAATGACAACTTATCTGCGTTATTTGTTTCTGCTTCGTCGGTTTTGACGCGCAATTTTACGCTGCCTTGTTTAGTAAATTTGATGGCATTACCTATTAAGTTTATTAAGACTTGGCGCAATTTACTTTCATCTGTTTTGACGTATTTAGGCACATTAAAATTTCGTTTAAAAATTAACTGTAAGCCTTTTGATTCTGCTTTGAGCTTGAACATTTCTTCCAAGGTGTCGAGCAAGCAGTACAGATCGAAACTGTGAGAATTTAAAGTTATTTTGCCTGCCTCAATTTTGGACATTTCTAAGACATCGTTAATGAGCGTGAGTAAATGTTCGCCTGACCGACTGATGATACCTAAATGTTCCTGCTGTTTTGGGGTAAGGGTAATGTCACGAGCTAGTACTTGAGTAAAACCTAAGATAGCATTAAGAGGTGTTCGCAGTTCGTGGCTCATTTTGGAGAGAAATTCGCTTTTAGCTTTATTGGCGGCATCGGCGGCTTCTTTGGCTTTTTGCAAGGCGGCTTCTGATTTTTTGCGTTCGGTAATATCGCTGGCAGTACCAGTGGTGCCGATGACATTTCCTTCGGGATCTCGCAGTACGATCGCGTTAGAAAGTAAGTTAATCGGTCTGCCATCTTTGGCAATTTGTACGGTTTCGTACTGAAAAATTTGTTCTCCTGCCATTAGCCTTTTGAAAATTTCTAAATCTTTATTTAGTTGTTCTGGTGTCTTAAAATCACCAAATTTTCGACCGATCATTTCATGAGGTTCGTAGCCAAAAATTTGTTTAACTGCTGAATTAACGAAAGAATATTTTCCTTCTGCATCGACTGAAAAAATCATATCTTGGGATGTTTCTACTAAGCTGCGATATTTGCTTTCACTTTCCTTGACAGCTTCTTCTGCTAGTTTTCTTTCGGTGATATCTATAACTAAACCGTCCCAAATAATACTGCCGTCTGCTTGTTTTTCCGGTCGAGAATTAGCTTCTACCCATTTAGTTTTACTATTAACGATGATTCGCCAAACACAATGCCAAGGTTGTAAAGTATTAGCTGAAATGGCGATCGACTCATCTACCATAAGGCGATCGTCAGGATGAATTAAACTACTTAACTTAATCTCATTCTTTTGAACGGCTTCCGGTTCTGTGCCAAAGATCGATCGACAAGCCGGACTAACGTAAGGACAACTTACCGAGCCATCCGGGTGTAACATAAATTGATAAATCATTACCTGGATGTTGGCTGCTAAATTGTAATAGCGAGTGTTAATGCGTTGCAATTGTGATTCTGCGCGGTGGCGATCGCGAATTTCTTGTTGTAATTGTTGAGTGCGATCGCTGACTCGTTGTTCTAAAGTCCGCGAATAGTCTTCTAGCTGTTCGTAAAGTCTGGCGTTATCTAAGGAAATAGCGGCTTGAGAACATAATAGTTTGAGGATTTCTAATCGGGATGGGGTAAAAGCACCGTCGATCAAATTGTTTTCAAGATAAAGGAGCGCGATCGCTTTTCCTTGATTGCGAATTGGCGTACACAAAACTGATTTTAATTGATGAGAAGCGATGTAACTATCAGCAGTAAATGCTCCTTCTTTACTGGCATTACTTAAAACAACATCCGCGCCAGTCCTTTCTACATAATTAATGATGGTGACAGGTAGTTCGCGTTCGGAAATAGCGCGTCTTTCCAAAATCACTTGCTCTGATTCTGAAATTGCCAAAGAATTAGCATTAACAGATACCCTAGCGACTATTAAGTGTCGTTCCTCTTGGACTAAAATTAACAATCCTTTAGTCGCTCCCGCATTTTCAATCAAAATTCTCATTAATTTGGTTAGCAACTTATCCAGCACGATTTCGCCAGAAATTGCTTGAGCCGCTTTCATCACCGTGAGCGAATCCAGTTCTTCGGAAGCGCTTTTTCCGGTTGTATTGATAGAGCTAGATAAGTGAGTAGAAATCAATTCGGTTCTGATTTTAGGTTCTCGATCGAGCAAATGGGCATATTTTTTGGCCAAATGCTCTGTTTTGCCGATCGCGCCCCAACGTTGGTAGCCATAATGAGCATTTTTCAAGTAAATTCGCGCAAAATCTGCCTTACCTTTGGCTAGCCAGAATTTTGCGGCTAGTTCGTTCCCTAGAGCTTCATTTTGGATGAAATTGTGTTCCCTCGCCGATTCAATAGCGCGATCGTATAATTCGATCGCTTCTAGCTGTTGCCCAAAAATACGAGCAATTTCTGCCTCAACTAATAGATATTTATGCAAAAAGTTTTCCGGACAATTATCTGTCCAAATTTTCAATTGTCTTTGATTCACCGCTAAAATTTCCCTGTATTGTTGTTGTTCTGCGTCGGAAGCAGATTGATATAAATCCGTTAAAATTAAAGAATAGTAAAAATTATGGTGAGAACTAGAAATGTGACCCATTAAATAGTTAATTATTTCCGATGCTGATTTAGCCCATTTCAGCGCTTCTTCTGTTTGTTCGTAAAGATAGAAAATCTGAGCTTTCAAAACGTGAAATTCGCAAATAGCAGCCTTACTTTTATGTTGGTAAAAATTTTCTAAATGCTTCTCTTCTCTAGTTCCATCATCCTGTCCCATCAATTTTAAAACAGCTAATTTGTTTGCCAGAATAATATCAGTTGCCCATTGATTTTTAGTTTTATTACAAAACAACAAAAAATTAGAAATTTCTTCTAAAATTTGTTCCAAACTAACTCCTTGAAAAAATAAAGTAATTGTTTGAAACATCCGATTGTAGCCCGACCATTGCAAATTGCCAGATTGTAAGCCGACTTTGTAACCTTCATTGTTGAGATAATTAGTAGTATCGATCGGCTTTACCCAGCAATTTAAATAATTAGCAAAAATGACGTTATCTTGACAGTTTTGTGAAAGATTATTTGAGGTATCGCTGAGTTGGAGAGCTAGCAGACCAAATTGATAAGCTGATTGATAATCACCTAAAATTGCGCTGAGAATGATACCGTAACATGAATAACAGTAGGAACCTTCAGCAACAAAACCGTATTGAAGAGAAAGGTCGATCGCTTTGACCACCGTCCATTTCCACAATTCTTGAGAAGAAAAAAATGTCAGCGGCCCCATATGCCCCAACAATTTTACAGCCACTTTTTTGGCGGTGTCTTGCATCTTTTCTTCATCAATTAAACGGGCAATTTCTTTAGTTGCTAGCCTAGCCTTGGCTTCCGAAAGTTCTGATTTTACCGCTATTGATAAATCACCTTCCGGTAAGTTGATTTCTAATAATTGCAGCGCTTTGAGTCCGGCTTGAATTGCCTCTTCATATTTAGTAAGCAACGTGTACTGCACGATTAAGATGTTGTATACTTCAGCTTTTTCAGTAGCGGATTTAGCGCGATCGAAGGCTAATTTGATTAAAGCTTCCGATTTTTCAAAATTACCATTTAAATATTCGACTTCTGCCAGTTCTTTATGTAATGTGAAAGCTAAGCTATAAAATTCTTGCCAAATATCACCAGGTAAAATCTCCAGTCCAATTATTAAATATTGCCTAGCGGCGGCATAAGCAGTTGCATCTTTGGCTTTGCGAGCCGCAAATAGATTTAAATTTGATAAATTTACTTTTTCTGTCTCGTCTGTTATCAAAGCTCGACCTGTATTGAGATGATCGACCAGTTCAAAAATTCTTTCCGAGCGCTTTTCTGCGGAAATATTCGCCAGCAATAATCGCCCGATTTGCAAGCGGACTGCTTTTTGTTTTGTTTCGTCGATCAAGGCGTAACCAGACTGTTGAACGCGATCGTGTAAGAATTTATAAGAGCGAATTGCAAACAGATAATCAACTGTTGGTTCGGAACCTATTTCTATTTCCGATGTCGGTAAAATCAATCCTTCTTGAATAGCTGGTAATAAATCTTGGAAAGTCTCATTCAGCGATTTTTCGTAAATAATCGAAAGGTTTTTCAGATCGAAGGTATTGCCCGCACAAGCTGCTAATTGGATAACTCGCTGAGTTGCTTCGGGAAGTCTTTTCAGCTTCCGAACCATTAAATCTATTACATTGTCAGTAATTCCGATTGTCTCGATGCTAGAGAGGTTCCATCGCCATAAAGCTTTACTTTCAGACGAGGGAGGATGAAAAGTTAATAAGTTTTCTTGATATAAAGTGGTTAAAAATTGATTGACAAAGAAGGGATTACCTTGAGTTTTTTGGATTACCAATTTTGCTAGTGGTTCGACTGCTTTAGTGTCGTCGTGCAGTGTTTCCGCAGTCAAATTAGTAATATGTTGGAGTTCTAAAGGTGCTAAAGCGATCGCGTTGACGATCGCGCCTCGATCGCGAAGCATATCGATCGTTATCATTAAAGGATGAGTGGGATCGACTTCGTTATCTCGATACGCACCAATTAAAAATAGATAATGCGTATCTCGATCTTTCATCATCACTTCAATTAATTTCAGCGTTGCTGCATCAGCCCATTGCAAATCATCTAGAAAGATAGCTAAGGGATGTTCTCTGGCGCAAAAAACGCGGATAAAATTTTGAAACACCGAATTAAAGCGGTTTTGTAATTCAATAGAATTTAGTTGTTGAACGGCTGGTTGCTTGCCAATAATTAATTCTAATTCGGGAATTACGTCAATAATAATTTGACCGTTAGAACTGAGCGCTGTTAATAGTTTATCTTGCCATTTTTCGAGTGTCCGTTCATTTTCAGTGAGGAGTTGTCGCACTAGCGATCGCAAAGCATTAACGATTGCCGAATAAGGAATGTTCCGCTGAAACTGATCGAATTTTCCCGCTACGAAATAACCCCGTTGCTTGGTAATTGGTTTGTAAATTTCTTGCACCAATGCTGATTTACCAATCCCAGAAAACCCAGTAACTAACATTAATTCACTACTACCTTGATTCACTCGTTCAAACGCCGCGAGCAGGGTTTGCACTTCTCGGTCTCGCCCGTAGAGTTTTTCAGGAATTTGAAAGCGATCGTAACTATCTTCCTGCCCTAAAGTAAAAAGTGAAATGTGACTTTTTGTTTCCCATTGCTGCAAGCAATTTTCCAAATCTTTGCGAATTCCATAAGCGCTTTGATAACGTTCTTCCGGCATTTTGGCGATTAATTTTAAAATGATGTCATTCACCATTTGAGGAATCGCCGGATTTATTTCAATCGGCGGGACTGGCATTCTAGCAATGTGACAGTGAACTAACTCGATCGGATCGGAAAAATTAAATGGTATTTGTCCGGTTACTAACTCATAAAACGTGACTCCCAACGAATAGAAATCAGTCCGATAATCGATGCCTCGATTCATCCTGCCAGTCTGTTCTGGCGATATATAAGCCAGGGTTCCTTCAAGTACGTTGGGATTTTGGATTTCCTGACTTTCTCGCGGTAACAGAGAAGCAAGACTAAAGTCAGTAATTTTGACCTCTTTAGTATGAGGTTCGATCAGCAAGTTAGCAGGTTTAATATCTTTATGTATAACTTTATATTGATAAATTTTTTCTAAAATTTTACTAATTGCAATAGCTATTTCGAGGAAATCTTTAATTTCTAGTGGCTGACTTTGGCTATATTCTAACAGAGAAATTCCCTTGAAATCTTCCATTACCAAAGCTAAACTATTCCGATAGTTCTCCAGGCTGTAAGGTTTCACAATTCCTCGGTAGTCGAGATTTTTAGAAATTAAGTAATGATTGCGAAACTGGATAATATCTTGTGGCGTTGGATACTCAATTTTAAGTAATTTGATGATAACTGAGCTTTTGTCTGATTCCCGATAAGCCCGATAAACCTCTGTTTTAGAACCACTATAAAGAAGATTGATAAAATGATAACCTGGTAGTGTTACTAAAGTAGAAGTCATAGTAAGATGCGTCTGAACTATTCAATATGGACTGATTAACTTAGCAAGCTACAGGCCAAATCGTCTTTTTTTTAATCAATAAAAATGGCCGGATTTTTGCCTATCCCATCATAGCCTCAATCAATCTAGAAAACTAACACTGTTAATAAAAATCAAGTTAAATTACTATAATTGTATGCTTGATTAAACTACTGACTAATTACAGTCGGTTTTTAGCGGTATTCAGCCACATTTTATTCACACAACTTTACAAATATGGTTTGAAAAAGTGCATTTGATTTTAATTTTTATGAATAAAGTGCTTTCTTATTTCGATCTGAATCATAATTTTTCGCTCCCAGGTTCAACCTGGGAGTAATGTTTGGCTGCGAAACCTCAATTCCAATTAACTAACCACGACAGGCGATGACGTAAAATAGCGAGGCTGACTGAGGGTAAACGTATCTGTAATTGTGTCTACATTCACCACCGAAAGTTCACTAGCATTAACGATCGCAACTAAATCTAAATTTGGGCTGCTTCCTCCACTAGTAATCGCAAATATCTTAGTTTGATAAAGATTTTCCGATTTTTGGATTACGTAATCTTCTGGTTTTCCTGCCAGTTGAATTACATCAATACCTGGTATAATCATATCACCCCCTACCAAGTCAAACACGGAAATCAAAGCATAGTCAGCATCTCCTTGACCGACATAAAACTTTTGTCCGCTTGAGTTGAGTTCGCTGCGACCAACACCCAGCAAAAATATATCGCTATAACTTGCATCAGAACCAATTAAACTGTCCATTTCTCCCACGCCTAAACTAGTAGGAATGAGTCTGGGATTTTCGCCAGCGATCGCATCAATTTCAACTCCTGCAATTGTTGAATATCCGGAATCAAATGCACTCACGATATCATTGCCACTAGTGCCGCTAAAAAAACCGCGTCGCAGTTCCTTTTGACCTAATTCTTGATAGTGTTCTACACCGTTCAGAAAAGCACCACCTTGCACGGCTGCCGATACATCTGGGTTGAAAGCTAAATAAGCTTTGTCGTTAAAAGCCGAACCTTTTCGACCATCTTTTTGACCGTATTGAATGAAATGAGAAAAGCCAGATGAAAAAACTTTAGCTGCTACAGCTTCAGCCACATCAGGATTAGTCCGCAAATAAAATTCTTCATTGTAAGAACTGTTGGAAACTACCCGACCTTCAGCTTCGCCAACTTGGATGAAATGCGCTAAACCAGAAGGATAAACTCCATTGAAAACAGCTTGATAAATATCGAAATTTCTGGGTAGAAAACCAAATCCGAAATAACCCCCTTCACTCCAATAAGGAGAAACCGACGTTCGTTTTTCTTGTAAACCATATAGTTCAAAGTGCTGTCTACCAGATTGAAATAATCCTGCTTTTACGGCATCTGCTACGTCTGGGTTTTTTCGCAGGTAATAGGCTTCATCAAATATGCTAAAACTCATGGAAACTCAACTCCAAAACATCAAACAAGCGACAACAATATAATGTAGGAGATCGACACAAGTCAGAACGGGAACGCCAAAATAGAACTCAGAAAGTAAAATCATTCTGAATTCTGGATTCTGACTTATGAATCCTCAAAAATGGCAAGTTAACCAGCCATAACTACATCCCTGTTCTCAAGTATTTCGGATTAGTCAATTGCTGATATGGAATCAAAAAATACAAGATATAAGTAAGGAATCGTTTAATCTTTAATCTAAAATTTTTGAGGAAAAATGCTGAGTATTCCAATTAACCGCAGTTTACCCCCCATTCCGCGTATTGTAACTCCGCTTCCCGGCCCTCGCGCGCGTGCTTTGGTGGAACGCGATCGCAATGTCACTTCCCCATCTTACACTCGCGGTTACCCGTTAGTAGTGGCGCGGGGGGAAGGTTGCGCGATCGAAGATGTTGACGGTAATGTATTTTTAGATTTAACTGCCGGAATTGCCGTCACTAATACCGGACACGCACACCCAGAAGTCGTGCAAGCAATTCAAGAGCAATCTGCCAATCTGATCCATATGTCCGGTACTGATTTCTACTACGAACCGATGGTAGAATTGGCAGAAAAATTAGCAGCAAAAGCGCCTTTTCCGAACAGTGCAAAAGTATTTTTTACTAACTCTGGTGCAGAATCAAACGAAGGTGCAATTAAACTCGCTCGTTATTATACCGGACGCTCTTTAATCGTATCTTTTTTGGGAGCGTTTCACGGACGCACTTATGGCGCGATGTCTCTCACCGGTTCCAAAGTAGTACAGAGAAAAAATTTCGGCCCTTTGTTACCGGGTGTAACTCATATTCCTTACGGCACTCATGAAAGTTTAGATTATTTGGAAGAGCGGTTATTTTCTACTGTTTTACCACCTACAGAAATTGCGGCGATTGTAGTAGAACCGATTCAAGGGGAAGGCGGTTATATCGTACCGGAAGAGGGATTTTTAGAGAGAATTAGAAAAATATGCGATCGCAATCATATCCTGATGGTAGTCGATGAAGTGCAATCGGGCATGGGTCGGACGGGTAGGCTATTTGCGATCGAACATTGGGGAATTCAACCCGATATCATTACCTTAGCCAAAGGCATCGCCAGCGGTTTGCCACTAGGCGCAATCTTATCTAGACCCGAACTAATGACATGGCCTCCCGGTTCCCACGCTACCACATTTGGCGGCAATCCCGTTGCCTGCGCTGCCGCTAACGTTACCTTGCGACTTTTGCAAGAAGAATTGATGGAAAATGCCCGAAAAATGGGAGATTTATTGCAGGCAGGTTTAAGGGAATTATCACAGAAATTTCCGCAAATTTCGCCACCCAGAGGTAAAGGTTTAATGGTAGCAATTGACTTGCTGAATGAAGATGGTAAATTCGATACCCAATTGCGAGATAAAATTGTCGATGCAGCTTTTTACAAAGGGTTGTTATTATTGGGATGCGGTAAGTCAGCAATTCGTTTTTGTCCGCCTTTGGTGATCGATCAAGAACAAATTCAGGTGGCATTGCAAATTATCGCAAAAGTACTGGAAGGAATCTAAATTTGTTAAAGCATCTACTAATATCGTTTACCTAATAACTAGCAACTTGCCTTAAATATACTTTTCTCGTACATTTCAGAAACCCGGTTTCTTGAAGAAACCGGGTTTCTATGCACCTCACTCAAGTCATCGAATCCCTAGTGAAAAATTACTTCCGCTGTGTTATGACAGAAATGTAATCAAATTAATAACTAAGAACTATCAAATACTTAATATGAAATCCATCCAAATCACACAACAACTTTGGCAACAACTCTGGCAAAACTACAGCCGCCGAGTCAGCTACGCCCAAACCTAC
This region includes:
- a CDS encoding acetyl ornithine aminotransferase family protein; this encodes MLSIPINRSLPPIPRIVTPLPGPRARALVERDRNVTSPSYTRGYPLVVARGEGCAIEDVDGNVFLDLTAGIAVTNTGHAHPEVVQAIQEQSANLIHMSGTDFYYEPMVELAEKLAAKAPFPNSAKVFFTNSGAESNEGAIKLARYYTGRSLIVSFLGAFHGRTYGAMSLTGSKVVQRKNFGPLLPGVTHIPYGTHESLDYLEERLFSTVLPPTEIAAIVVEPIQGEGGYIVPEEGFLERIRKICDRNHILMVVDEVQSGMGRTGRLFAIEHWGIQPDIITLAKGIASGLPLGAILSRPELMTWPPGSHATTFGGNPVACAAANVTLRLLQEELMENARKMGDLLQAGLRELSQKFPQISPPRGKGLMVAIDLLNEDGKFDTQLRDKIVDAAFYKGLLLLGCGKSAIRFCPPLVIDQEQIQVALQIIAKVLEGI